One Lentibacillus cibarius DNA window includes the following coding sequences:
- a CDS encoding methyl-accepting chemotaxis protein, producing MKGLLKFKRITTKVLFGFSIILVLVVLLSVYNIYALQKTNSSMQNMINKEISLLITDENLANNMTKRTSLLRGLLLYKDNAYKKEFNAGIDENIKLENKALEISNSNQLQKLIDKKTEWGKLTDKVIAKYENGNIESAMEVMQNDVQPMGNELIDEFKSLANQREAEIKKIGEEMTANAKTTVLTVVITSALIVVLGIITAIITARIISNPIKAVMNRMKLISNGDLTHDLLETKSEDEVGQLVTATNEMNTNMRDLLNQINQVSEMVSSQSEELTQSANEVKLGSEQIATTMQELASGSETQANSSSELSSAMSTFTTRVQEANENGEQIHQASTTVLRMTDEGSQLMNDSKNQMEKIDSIVQDAFQKVQGLDAHSQDISKLVSVIKDIADQTNLLALNAAIEAARAGEHGKGFAVVADEVRKLAEQVSESVTDITGIVSNIQIETGSVANSLQEGYKEADKGTKQINSTGEKFDGISEAITDVVNSIETVSENLSEISATSQQMNSSIQEIASVSQESAAGVEQTSASSQQTTSSMEGVASSADDLAKLAEGLKGLVRSFKL from the coding sequence ATGAAAGGGTTACTAAAATTTAAACGGATTACAACTAAGGTACTATTCGGGTTTAGTATTATCCTTGTATTGGTTGTTTTATTAAGTGTATATAACATATACGCTTTACAAAAAACAAACAGTAGTATGCAAAATATGATAAACAAAGAAATTAGCTTATTAATTACTGATGAGAACCTTGCCAATAACATGACGAAAAGAACAAGTCTGTTGCGTGGGTTATTATTGTATAAAGATAATGCCTATAAAAAAGAATTTAATGCTGGTATAGACGAAAATATAAAATTAGAGAATAAAGCGCTTGAAATTAGTAATTCTAATCAGTTGCAAAAGTTGATAGATAAGAAAACCGAGTGGGGTAAGCTAACTGATAAGGTGATTGCAAAGTATGAAAATGGGAATATTGAAAGTGCAATGGAAGTGATGCAAAACGATGTACAACCAATGGGAAATGAATTAATAGATGAATTTAAATCCCTTGCTAATCAAAGGGAAGCCGAGATAAAAAAGATAGGGGAAGAAATGACGGCCAATGCGAAAACTACTGTACTTACTGTGGTGATTACATCCGCTTTAATAGTTGTTCTAGGTATTATCACGGCTATTATTACCGCCCGAATTATCTCCAATCCAATAAAAGCTGTTATGAATCGAATGAAGCTTATTTCGAATGGCGATTTAACACACGATTTACTTGAAACCAAATCAGAGGATGAGGTGGGACAATTAGTCACAGCGACAAACGAAATGAATACAAATATGCGTGATCTTTTAAATCAAATCAATCAAGTTTCTGAAATGGTAAGCAGCCAAAGTGAAGAGTTAACGCAATCTGCCAATGAAGTGAAATTAGGGTCTGAACAAATTGCGACTACGATGCAGGAACTAGCATCCGGTTCAGAAACACAAGCGAATAGCTCAAGTGAATTATCTTCAGCCATGTCAACGTTCACGACACGAGTGCAAGAAGCCAACGAAAATGGTGAACAGATACACCAAGCTTCTACTACTGTACTTCGTATGACAGATGAAGGTAGCCAATTGATGAACGATTCTAAGAACCAGATGGAAAAAATAGATAGTATCGTACAAGATGCTTTTCAAAAGGTTCAAGGATTGGATGCACATTCACAAGACATTTCCAAGCTCGTTTCTGTTATTAAAGACATTGCTGACCAGACCAACCTATTAGCTTTAAATGCAGCAATCGAAGCTGCTAGAGCCGGTGAACATGGCAAAGGATTTGCTGTAGTTGCTGATGAGGTAAGAAAACTGGCAGAACAAGTTTCTGAGTCCGTGACGGATATTACTGGTATTGTAAGTAATATCCAAATTGAAACAGGCTCAGTAGCCAATTCTTTACAAGAAGGCTATAAGGAAGCAGATAAAGGAACAAAACAAATTAACTCGACTGGTGAGAAGTTTGATGGCATTAGTGAAGCTATAACGGATGTCGTCAATAGTATTGAAACGGTATCCGAAAATTTATCTGAAATCTCCGCGACCAGTCAACAAATGAATAGTTCCATTCAGGAGATTGCATCCGTTTCCCAGGAGTCCGCTGCAGGAGTTGAACAAACATCCGCATCTTCTCAACAAACAACTAGCTCGATGGAGGGGGTTGCTTCCAGCGCAGATGACCTTGCTAAATTAGCGGAGGGTCTTAAAGGATTAGTTCGAAGTTTTAAGCTTTAA